In uncultured Methanobacterium sp., a genomic segment contains:
- a CDS encoding MDR family MFS transporter: MSSIQNENYTINKIKPSKSTTNRILILLLVGGFMSMLNETALNIAFPHIMAQFNISAGTVQWLTTVYVYVSGIVFLISAFLIERFSTRKLFTASMGFLIAGTIVACFSTSFPILFAGRVVQAIGTGILVPLIFNTVLILIPPEKRGATMGMVTLVVMFAPTIAPVIMGFLMGYMDWHWFFVMVLVFFVAIAIAGITFLKNVTEVGSPRLDLLSVILAAIGFGGVVISLSGMGENGLSPNVIIPLIVGMVSLILFAIRQLTMENPMLDLHTFKYPSFTIGIVITMVNVMVIFAMVVIMPIYLQSALGVTSFIASIILLPGSILNSILSLVSGRIYDGHGPKIVISSGLAIMCISMVMLSFLSVSTFLMVIVLILVCFFIGTSLVMAPNQTHTLGTLPPKYYASGSAIITSLQQMGGAIGSALFVSFMSFGQNSYLQNLNNPTAAQQVHALVSGVDFAYIIAAVVLGVVFGLSLFLKRETPA; the protein is encoded by the coding sequence ATGTCATCAATTCAAAATGAAAACTACACTATTAATAAAATTAAACCCAGTAAAAGTACCACAAACCGAATCTTAATTCTGCTGTTGGTTGGTGGGTTCATGTCAATGCTAAATGAAACTGCATTAAACATCGCCTTTCCACATATAATGGCACAATTTAATATTTCAGCGGGAACTGTCCAGTGGTTAACCACAGTCTATGTTTATGTTTCAGGTATTGTATTTTTAATCAGTGCATTTCTCATAGAGCGCTTTTCAACCAGAAAATTATTCACAGCTTCAATGGGATTTTTAATTGCAGGAACAATCGTGGCCTGTTTTTCAACAAGCTTTCCAATTCTGTTTGCTGGACGGGTTGTACAGGCAATTGGAACCGGTATACTGGTACCCCTTATATTTAACACCGTGCTTATTTTGATCCCCCCTGAAAAAAGAGGTGCAACCATGGGAATGGTGACACTGGTGGTAATGTTTGCCCCGACAATAGCACCGGTTATTATGGGGTTTCTTATGGGATATATGGATTGGCACTGGTTTTTTGTAATGGTACTGGTCTTTTTCGTTGCCATAGCTATTGCAGGAATAACATTCTTAAAGAATGTAACAGAAGTAGGTAGTCCTAGACTAGATCTTTTATCGGTCATACTTGCTGCAATTGGATTTGGAGGAGTGGTAATTAGTTTAAGTGGTATGGGAGAAAATGGATTAAGTCCAAACGTGATCATCCCTTTAATTGTGGGTATGGTTAGCTTAATACTATTTGCAATACGCCAGTTAACCATGGAAAATCCTATGCTGGACCTTCACACGTTTAAATATCCTTCATTCACCATAGGAATTGTAATTACAATGGTCAATGTTATGGTAATATTCGCAATGGTGGTTATAATGCCTATTTACTTGCAGAGTGCCCTTGGAGTCACATCCTTTATTGCCAGTATTATTCTGCTACCTGGAAGTATTTTGAATAGTATTTTATCACTTGTTTCGGGTCGTATCTATGATGGGCATGGTCCTAAGATTGTGATCAGCTCTGGCCTTGCTATCATGTGTATTTCCATGGTGATGCTTTCATTTCTTTCAGTATCAACATTCCTCATGGTAATTGTACTAATACTGGTTTGTTTTTTCATTGGAACCAGCCTAGTAATGGCACCCAACCAGACACACACCCTGGGAACACTGCCTCCTAAGTACTATGCTTCTGGTTCAGCTATAATCACTTCTCTACAGCAGATGGGTGGTGCAATTGGTTCGGCACTATTTGTAAGCTTCATGTCCTTCGGCCAGAACAGTTACCTTCAGAATCTGAACAATCCAACTGCCGCACAACAGGTCCATGCACTGGTATCTGGAGTGGATTTTGCATATATAATAGCTGCAGTAGTGCTAGGAGTGGTTTTTGGTCTATCACTATTCTTAAAACGTGAAACCCCTGCGTAA
- a CDS encoding MFS transporter: MGYLICGKCKSYYKLPSGDSAKDFVDSCDCGGKLRYVENLDIVDPSWKQVSIPKKSPKSEIIRNKMQSVFSLRNFNLKNRLIQFWYNLKTPFVQFWNNYRYRIRNNQNWNNNYNTNYSNAHYGNTQYGRENGLIGLINSIKNELNFRNIRWTLVIPVALAITMLLTFTQGIFTLLVFILLVAMGYFFRDQIIGTKNAVVTGTIAFFLGSLLTGAFLYLIPMTILGAINGAVCGWIGGYLKTKISS, from the coding sequence ATGGGTTATTTAATCTGTGGTAAATGCAAAAGTTACTATAAACTCCCATCCGGTGATTCTGCAAAAGATTTTGTTGATTCCTGTGATTGTGGTGGTAAACTAAGGTACGTTGAAAATTTGGATATTGTTGATCCCAGTTGGAAACAGGTTTCAATCCCGAAAAAGAGTCCTAAAAGTGAGATTATAAGAAATAAGATGCAATCCGTTTTTTCGCTACGAAATTTCAATTTAAAAAACCGTTTGATTCAATTCTGGTATAATTTAAAGACTCCTTTTGTTCAATTTTGGAATAACTACCGATACCGCATTCGCAATAACCAGAATTGGAATAATAATTATAACACTAATTATAGCAACGCTCATTATGGTAATACACAGTATGGTAGAGAAAATGGCCTCATAGGCCTTATAAATTCCATAAAAAATGAGCTTAATTTTCGTAACATTCGATGGACTTTAGTAATACCTGTAGCACTGGCAATAACTATGCTATTAACCTTTACGCAGGGTATTTTCACTCTGTTAGTTTTTATACTGTTAGTGGCGATGGGGTATTTCTTCAGAGACCAAATTATTGGAACTAAAAATGCGGTGGTTACTGGTACTATTGCATTCTTTTTAGGAAGTCTCCTTACTGGCGCATTTCTTTATTTAATACCCATGACTATATTAGGGGCCATTAATGGAGCTGTTTGTGGATGGATCGGAGGATATTTAAAAACAAAAATATCATCCTAA
- the pdxS gene encoding pyridoxal 5'-phosphate synthase lyase subunit PdxS translates to MLHGTEVLKKGFAKMTKGGVIMDVVNAEQAAIAEEAGAVSVMALEKVPADIRAAGGVARMADPSKVLEIIDAVSIPVMAKARIGHFVEAQVLETLGVDMIDESEVLTPADEKYHIDKKQFTIPFVCGARNLGEALRRIDEGAAMIRTKGEAGTGNVVEAVRHMRVIQGTIRELANKTEEELWSVARELEAPLELVKETQKQGRVPVVNFAAGGIATPADAALMMQLGSDGVFVGSGIFKSEKPELVANAIVEATHNFKNAEVIAEVSRDLGSAMPGLEISEIPENERLQERGW, encoded by the coding sequence ATGTTACATGGAACTGAAGTACTGAAGAAAGGTTTCGCCAAGATGACCAAAGGCGGAGTTATTATGGATGTTGTTAACGCTGAACAAGCTGCCATTGCCGAAGAAGCAGGTGCAGTATCAGTTATGGCACTGGAAAAGGTCCCTGCAGATATCAGGGCTGCTGGTGGAGTGGCCAGAATGGCAGATCCTTCCAAAGTCCTGGAAATCATTGATGCGGTGAGTATACCAGTGATGGCCAAGGCCAGAATAGGTCACTTTGTAGAAGCACAGGTCCTGGAAACCCTGGGAGTGGACATGATCGATGAAAGTGAAGTTTTAACCCCAGCCGATGAAAAATACCACATAGACAAAAAGCAATTTACCATACCATTTGTATGCGGAGCTAGGAACCTGGGTGAAGCACTCCGGAGGATTGATGAAGGTGCAGCCATGATCAGGACCAAAGGAGAAGCAGGTACTGGTAACGTGGTTGAAGCTGTGAGGCACATGAGGGTGATTCAGGGAACCATCCGCGAACTTGCGAATAAAACCGAAGAAGAACTGTGGAGTGTTGCCCGGGAACTGGAAGCACCTCTCGAACTGGTTAAAGAAACACAAAAACAGGGCAGAGTACCAGTCGTCAATTTCGCAGCCGGTGGAATAGCCACCCCAGCCGATGCAGCTCTCATGATGCAGCTCGGGTCTGATGGAGTATTCGTAGGTAGTGGTATCTTCAAATCAGAAAAACCAGAACTGGTGGCCAACGCCATTGTAGAAGCCACTCACAACTTTAAAAACGCAGAAGTCATTGCTGAAGTCAGCCGGGACCTGGGAAGTGCCATGCCTGGACTGGAAATAAGCGAAATACCTGAAAATGAAAGGTTACAGGAAAGGGGTTGGTAA
- a CDS encoding MOSC domain-containing protein, whose amino-acid sequence MIKSASSENVKKLEYGEVIAVCTSPLKQTRKINVKECLVKENHGLVGDAHSNSQTHRQVSLLAQESIDKMKDMGLDVHPGDFAENITTSGIELVTIPIGTRIQVGDSIMEITQIGKECHNHCAIYLQAGDCIMPREGIFARAITGGKVKTGDKVKIL is encoded by the coding sequence ATGATAAAATCTGCATCCAGTGAAAATGTGAAAAAACTTGAGTACGGGGAGGTAATTGCAGTGTGTACCAGTCCCCTGAAACAGACCCGAAAGATAAATGTTAAAGAGTGTCTGGTTAAAGAAAACCATGGCCTGGTGGGTGACGCACACAGCAATTCCCAGACACACAGACAGGTAAGTCTTCTAGCCCAGGAAAGCATTGATAAAATGAAGGATATGGGACTGGATGTGCATCCAGGGGATTTTGCAGAGAATATTACCACCTCTGGGATAGAACTGGTCACAATTCCAATTGGCACCAGAATCCAGGTGGGGGATTCTATCATGGAAATCACCCAAATTGGTAAAGAATGCCACAACCACTGCGCTATTTACCTGCAGGCAGGAGACTGTATAATGCCCAGAGAAGGTATCTTCGCCCGGGCTATCACTGGAGGAAAGGTTAAAACAGGAGATAAAGTTAAGATTCTTTGA
- a CDS encoding sulfide-dependent adenosine diphosphate thiazole synthase yields MEIFSKVSEKDVTKAIVSEFAEEFIDYIESDVIIIGAGPSGLIAARRLAQQGVKTLIIESNNYLGGGFWIGGYLMNKLTVREPGERILDEIGVPYKKVQDGLFVADGPHACSKLIASAMDAGAKVVNMTKFDDVVIRDGKIAGVVINWTPVSALPRAITCVDPVAIESKIVIDATGHDAVVVKSLEERGMVDIEGFQGMWVEKSEDAIVENTKEVYPGLLVTGMAVATTFGSPRMGPTFGGMLLSGERVAEVAIEKLKRGVTTTSTEKGEVKGSK; encoded by the coding sequence ATGGAAATATTTTCAAAAGTTTCAGAAAAGGATGTGACCAAGGCAATTGTATCAGAATTTGCAGAAGAATTCATCGATTACATAGAAAGTGACGTTATCATAATCGGTGCTGGACCAAGTGGTTTGATAGCTGCACGTAGACTAGCCCAGCAGGGTGTTAAAACCCTGATAATTGAAAGTAACAATTACCTTGGAGGTGGGTTCTGGATTGGGGGTTACCTCATGAACAAATTAACTGTCAGAGAACCAGGAGAACGAATCTTAGATGAAATTGGAGTTCCCTACAAAAAGGTTCAAGATGGTTTATTCGTTGCCGATGGCCCCCATGCCTGTTCTAAACTCATTGCCAGTGCAATGGATGCCGGTGCCAAAGTGGTTAACATGACCAAATTCGATGACGTGGTTATTCGTGACGGTAAAATCGCAGGAGTGGTTATAAACTGGACTCCAGTATCGGCACTGCCACGTGCAATTACCTGTGTTGACCCTGTTGCCATTGAATCTAAAATAGTCATTGACGCCACTGGACACGACGCAGTAGTTGTTAAATCCTTGGAAGAAAGAGGAATGGTTGACATAGAAGGTTTCCAGGGAATGTGGGTGGAAAAATCGGAAGACGCCATTGTGGAGAACACCAAAGAAGTATATCCCGGATTACTGGTTACCGGCATGGCTGTAGCCACCACCTTTGGAAGCCCCCGTATGGGACCTACCTTTGGAGGAATGCTCCTATCTGGTGAAAGAGTGGCTGAAGTAGCCATTGAAAAGCTCAAAAGAGGAGTAACAACAACCTCAACAGAAAAGGGTGAAGTTAAAGGATCCAAATAA
- the thiI gene encoding tRNA uracil 4-sulfurtransferase ThiI, whose product MLEKLIIVRYGEIGVKSPKVRGRFERKLIENIKTVIKDKIEIKQGRIFIYPQDLDKTLESLQKIVGIVSYSPAAVTHTDHDSIKELIETYTRELVAQGAFSSNSSFAVKCRRVGKHDFSSQEMAAYAGSVVYGITESKVDLSNPDFRLYVEVRDDKTYVFHEKIQGLGGLPMGTQGKVISLVSGGIDSPVATFLMMKRGCSVTMVNFNNHPFTSGSNEKILKMHEKLKEYSAGSKLKLYQVDYGEYLQKCKDEAPERMTCVLCKSGMYQIAEKIAREENALAIVDGSSMGQVASQTLPNILATRYSTSMPVLSPLIGLDKVEIENIGKKIGTFDISILPDSGCLAAPRHPETNAELPLVLETLEKIDAEDEFDKAIAGIKLLKK is encoded by the coding sequence ATGCTGGAGAAATTAATAATAGTTCGTTACGGGGAAATTGGAGTTAAAAGCCCTAAGGTTAGAGGACGATTCGAGCGAAAGCTCATAGAAAATATTAAAACTGTTATCAAAGACAAGATAGAGATAAAACAGGGCAGAATCTTCATTTATCCCCAGGATCTGGATAAAACCCTTGAATCCCTCCAGAAAATTGTGGGAATAGTTTCATACAGCCCCGCGGCAGTCACCCATACTGACCATGACTCCATAAAAGAGTTGATCGAAACTTACACCAGGGAACTGGTAGCCCAAGGAGCCTTCTCATCAAATAGTTCATTTGCAGTTAAATGTAGAAGGGTAGGCAAACATGACTTCTCCAGTCAGGAAATGGCAGCTTATGCTGGTTCAGTGGTGTATGGAATAACCGAATCCAAAGTTGACCTTTCAAACCCCGATTTCAGATTATATGTAGAAGTAAGGGATGATAAAACCTACGTATTCCATGAGAAAATACAGGGACTGGGCGGATTACCCATGGGGACACAGGGAAAAGTCATATCACTCGTTTCTGGAGGTATAGACTCACCAGTTGCCACCTTTTTAATGATGAAGCGTGGTTGTAGTGTTACCATGGTGAACTTTAACAACCATCCTTTCACATCTGGTTCCAACGAAAAAATCCTGAAAATGCATGAAAAATTGAAAGAATACTCAGCTGGTTCAAAACTGAAACTTTACCAGGTGGACTATGGAGAATACTTGCAAAAGTGTAAGGATGAAGCTCCAGAAAGGATGACCTGTGTGCTGTGTAAGAGTGGAATGTACCAGATTGCCGAGAAGATCGCCCGTGAAGAGAACGCCCTGGCCATTGTTGATGGAAGCAGTATGGGTCAGGTTGCATCTCAAACCCTGCCCAATATTCTGGCAACACGTTACTCAACTTCCATGCCAGTTTTAAGTCCACTTATTGGGCTGGATAAGGTGGAGATTGAAAATATTGGTAAAAAGATCGGTACTTTTGATATATCTATACTCCCTGATAGTGGCTGTTTGGCTGCCCCCAGGCATCCTGAAACTAATGCAGAATTACCACTGGTGCTGGAGACACTTGAAAAAATTGATGCTGAGGATGAGTTTGATAAAGCCATTGCAGGTATTAAATTACTTAAAAAATGA
- a CDS encoding HesA/MoeB/ThiF family protein, producing the protein MLTSREIKRYARQTMIFGEEGQEKLKNAKVFIAGAGGLGSPISVYLAVAGVGNITIADHDIVELSNLNRQILHGDTDINQKKTESAEETLTNLNADINVNIISETITDDNVYDLVGDSDLIVDAMDNFDTRHTLNKAAFKLDIPYFHGAVSGFDGQATTIIPGKTACLNCIFPQSPPKSVFPIIGLTPGLIGVVQATEVVKYITGEGELLENEILLWDGLRSEVEKVKTNKRPDCEVCGK; encoded by the coding sequence ATGCTAACCAGTAGAGAAATTAAACGATATGCACGTCAAACAATGATTTTTGGCGAAGAAGGACAAGAAAAACTTAAAAATGCAAAGGTATTCATTGCAGGTGCAGGAGGACTGGGTTCCCCTATATCAGTGTATCTAGCAGTGGCCGGAGTGGGAAACATAACCATAGCCGACCACGACATTGTGGAATTAAGCAACCTCAACCGACAGATCTTACATGGGGATACAGATATAAACCAGAAAAAAACAGAATCAGCTGAAGAAACACTTACCAACTTAAATGCAGATATAAATGTAAACATCATATCTGAAACCATCACTGATGATAATGTTTATGATCTAGTTGGTGACTCTGATCTGATAGTGGATGCCATGGACAACTTCGACACCCGTCACACCCTCAATAAAGCAGCTTTCAAGTTGGATATTCCCTACTTCCACGGTGCAGTAAGTGGATTTGATGGTCAGGCCACCACCATCATACCCGGTAAAACTGCATGTTTAAATTGCATATTCCCTCAAAGCCCACCTAAATCAGTTTTCCCAATTATAGGACTTACACCCGGATTAATTGGTGTTGTACAGGCTACTGAAGTAGTTAAATATATCACTGGCGAAGGTGAGCTTCTGGAAAATGAGATACTTCTGTGGGATGGTTTGAGGTCAGAGGTAGAAAAAGTTAAAACCAATAAAAGGCCAGATTGTGAAGTATGTGGGAAATAG
- a CDS encoding MoaD/ThiS family protein encodes MKVNIKDEPTKELEIDSSSVKEVLNELEINSLEVVVKKDDTIIHEDQLLTNEDEITVIKVVFGG; translated from the coding sequence ATGAAAGTAAATATCAAAGACGAACCAACAAAGGAACTGGAAATTGACTCATCTTCGGTTAAAGAGGTTCTCAATGAGCTTGAAATTAACTCATTAGAGGTAGTGGTTAAAAAGGATGATACCATAATCCATGAAGACCAGCTCTTAACCAATGAAGATGAGATAACCGTGATTAAAGTAGTGTTCGGCGGTTAA
- a CDS encoding PLP-dependent aspartate aminotransferase family protein: protein MRFNTKSIHSGRRPDEATGAISTPICQTSTFVFDGYQKPKEHDYTRTSNPTRNVLEDTIAALEGGNQGFAFSSGMSAVASAIHLLSAGDHVISCDDLYGGSHRLFEQIMTRFGIEFTFIRLKDEEKIQDAVKPNTKMIWVETPSNPLLNITDLELVSKIARENQLLTVADNTFASPYFLKPIDFGIDLVVHSTTKYLNGHSDVIGGAIVTTTDKLAEDVHFILNGMGTNAAPFDSWLVLRGIKTLPLRMERHASNAMAIAEYLQDHPQVKEVYYPGLPSHTGHEIARKQMTGYGGVVSFKLKSDVGTFLHGLELFSLAESLGGADSLVEHAATMSHASMTPQAREYAGITDDLIRLSVGLEDVDDLIEDLDKGFATG from the coding sequence ATGAGATTTAATACCAAATCAATACATTCAGGCAGGAGACCTGATGAAGCAACCGGGGCGATATCAACCCCAATATGTCAAACCTCAACATTTGTGTTTGATGGATACCAGAAACCCAAAGAACATGACTACACCAGGACCAGCAACCCCACACGAAACGTACTTGAAGATACAATAGCTGCCCTTGAAGGAGGTAACCAGGGTTTCGCATTTTCCAGTGGAATGTCCGCAGTTGCCAGTGCCATACACCTTTTAAGTGCAGGTGATCATGTGATAAGCTGTGATGATCTCTATGGAGGTTCACATCGGCTGTTTGAACAAATAATGACCCGTTTCGGAATTGAGTTTACCTTCATACGGCTCAAAGATGAAGAAAAAATCCAGGATGCAGTGAAACCCAACACCAAAATGATATGGGTGGAAACACCTTCCAATCCACTCCTGAATATAACTGATCTGGAACTGGTTTCCAAGATTGCTCGTGAAAACCAGTTACTCACTGTTGCGGATAACACCTTTGCCAGCCCTTACTTCCTGAAACCAATAGATTTTGGTATTGATCTGGTGGTTCATTCCACCACCAAGTACCTGAACGGTCACAGTGATGTGATTGGTGGGGCCATTGTAACCACTACCGATAAACTGGCTGAGGACGTTCATTTCATTCTCAATGGAATGGGGACTAATGCTGCACCATTTGATTCATGGCTTGTTCTGCGTGGTATAAAAACATTGCCCCTCAGAATGGAAAGACACGCCAGTAATGCCATGGCCATAGCAGAGTACTTACAGGATCATCCTCAGGTTAAGGAGGTTTACTACCCTGGTCTACCAAGTCATACGGGCCATGAAATAGCCAGGAAACAGATGACCGGATACGGAGGAGTGGTTTCATTTAAACTCAAATCAGATGTTGGAACATTTCTCCACGGTCTGGAATTATTCTCTCTGGCTGAATCCCTAGGAGGAGCAGATTCCCTGGTGGAACACGCTGCCACAATGAGCCATGCCTCAATGACCCCCCAGGCAAGGGAATATGCAGGGATAACTGATGATCTCATTCGCCTATCAGTGGGCCTGGAAGATGTTGATGATCTGATTGAAGACCTAGATAAAGGTTTTGCAACAGGATAA
- a CDS encoding CBS domain-containing protein translates to MKVNEMMDKDFIVVSPDDDLVEVSILMEKKLRFTTPVVDDKKRLIGWITSLDVTRGFREGKKKVKDVMYAKEDIVHVHDDDPARLAVLEAGEYKVFNIPVISDDDVVVGVVRTFDIVKTLSSLYEIKVSKIFEAMAEELKGVTWDELMEASAIVTRRRTGKRVTANDYEKRIKNSTFGEAIWATGGLEKFFVGLIAIGELVIARKVAKARK, encoded by the coding sequence GTGAAAGTTAATGAAATGATGGACAAAGATTTTATTGTAGTATCCCCTGACGATGACCTGGTAGAAGTATCCATTTTAATGGAGAAAAAACTAAGATTCACCACACCTGTGGTTGATGATAAAAAGAGGTTGATTGGGTGGATCACTTCCCTGGATGTGACCAGAGGTTTCAGAGAAGGTAAAAAAAAGGTTAAAGACGTGATGTACGCCAAAGAGGACATTGTCCATGTGCATGATGATGACCCAGCACGTTTAGCTGTCCTGGAAGCAGGAGAGTATAAAGTGTTTAACATACCTGTGATAAGTGATGACGATGTTGTTGTAGGAGTAGTACGAACTTTTGATATCGTGAAAACCCTTTCAAGTCTTTATGAGATTAAAGTTTCCAAGATCTTCGAAGCTATGGCAGAAGAACTTAAAGGTGTTACATGGGATGAACTCATGGAAGCATCAGCCATTGTCACCCGCCGCAGAACCGGTAAACGAGTCACAGCCAATGATTACGAGAAAAGAATCAAAAACTCCACCTTTGGTGAAGCTATCTGGGCTACTGGAGGATTGGAAAAATTCTTCGTTGGTTTGATAGCCATTGGAGAACTGGTTATAGCCAGGAAAGTGGCTAAAGCCCGGAAATAA
- a CDS encoding 4Fe-4S binding protein, which translates to MDVTFKKKKEVLEGEVALKSRDIEDSQEGFKGEIEDCAFEDEFITISPECVRCNLCVEECPVNAISDSTFSRPARILDGCVKCEICAQTCPVKCIHVIESTSTVQDDVKFHLKDVKVPHRKLRMESIEVDPDKCDSCSTCVRFCPTEAITVSEGETAQIDQEACVGCGACANVCPQGSIDLVRELGPVIKTKELRVDEDTCVQCQVCEENCPVDAIKIDGDRVVLDQEKCILCEVCSTKCPVGALKLEMV; encoded by the coding sequence ATGGATGTAACATTCAAAAAGAAAAAAGAGGTACTGGAGGGAGAGGTAGCCCTTAAATCCAGGGACATTGAAGATAGTCAGGAAGGGTTTAAAGGAGAAATCGAGGACTGTGCCTTCGAAGATGAATTCATAACTATCTCCCCAGAGTGTGTCCGGTGCAATTTGTGTGTGGAGGAATGTCCAGTTAATGCTATCAGCGACTCCACATTCTCACGACCGGCCAGAATCCTAGATGGCTGTGTGAAATGTGAAATCTGCGCCCAGACCTGCCCTGTGAAATGTATACATGTCATTGAAAGCACATCAACTGTCCAAGATGATGTTAAATTTCATCTAAAGGATGTTAAGGTGCCCCATCGTAAACTTCGCATGGAATCAATTGAGGTAGATCCAGATAAATGTGATTCATGTTCTACCTGTGTTAGATTCTGCCCCACTGAAGCCATAACTGTTAGTGAGGGAGAAACTGCCCAGATTGACCAGGAAGCATGCGTGGGTTGCGGTGCCTGTGCTAATGTCTGCCCCCAAGGGTCCATTGATCTTGTAAGAGAATTAGGGCCTGTGATAAAAACAAAAGAACTCAGGGTGGATGAGGACACCTGTGTCCAGTGCCAGGTCTGTGAGGAAAACTGTCCAGTTGATGCCATTAAAATTGATGGCGATAGGGTGGTCTTGGACCAGGAAAAATGTATTTTATGTGAAGTTTGTTCTACAAAATGCCCGGTAGGGGCTTTAAAACTGGAGATGGTTTAA